In one Nocardia tengchongensis genomic region, the following are encoded:
- a CDS encoding (2,3-dihydroxybenzoyl)adenylate synthase, whose product MTSTAPADHRDGFVPFPADLAERYRREGYWAGRPLGELLRDAARQWPARPALLSDQPAATTYAELDHAADRMAHGFLALGVHPGDRVVLQLPNTPEFLPLLFGLLRAGIIPVLTLPAHRRAEIEHLTRLSNAVAYVIADRLGDFDYRTLAAEVRAHVPDLRHVLVLGDPGPFTDLNSIPADGDSLPEVDASDIALMLVSGGTTGLPKLIARTHDDYVYNATASAEVCELGPEDVYLATLPVAHNFPLACPGVLGTVATGGSMAFVTDPSPESAFAAIERHRVTVTAVVPPLAQLWCAAVEWEDADLSSLRLLQVGGAKLAEVNAREVAPALGVRLQQVFGMAEGLLNYTRAEDSDDLVCTTQGRPLAPADEVRVVDEQGRDVADGEEGELLTRGPYTLRGYYRAPEHNARAFTPDGFYRSGDLVRRLPSGHLIVSGRIKDVINRGGENISCDELEEHLLAYPGVRHAAAVGLPDPGLGEKVGVVLVTEGELPSLPDIKAFLTDRGLATYKLPDMLRQADSLPVTAVGKIDKKALAARH is encoded by the coding sequence GTGACAAGCACCGCACCCGCGGACCATCGCGACGGATTCGTCCCCTTCCCCGCCGACCTCGCCGAGCGGTACCGGCGAGAGGGCTACTGGGCGGGCAGGCCACTGGGGGAACTCCTGCGCGACGCCGCCCGGCAGTGGCCCGCCCGGCCCGCCCTGCTGAGCGACCAGCCCGCCGCGACCACCTACGCCGAACTCGACCACGCCGCCGACCGGATGGCACACGGATTCCTGGCGCTGGGCGTACATCCCGGTGACCGCGTCGTACTCCAGCTGCCCAACACCCCGGAATTCCTGCCGCTGCTGTTCGGACTGCTGCGCGCCGGCATCATCCCGGTGCTCACCCTGCCCGCGCACCGCCGCGCCGAGATCGAGCACCTGACCCGGCTGTCCAACGCGGTCGCGTACGTCATCGCCGACCGCCTGGGCGACTTCGACTACCGCACCCTGGCCGCCGAGGTCCGCGCGCACGTCCCGGACCTGCGCCACGTCCTGGTACTCGGCGATCCCGGCCCCTTCACCGACCTGAATTCGATTCCTGCCGATGGCGATTCACTCCCCGAGGTCGACGCCTCGGACATCGCGCTGATGCTGGTGTCCGGCGGCACCACGGGCCTGCCCAAGCTGATCGCCCGCACCCACGACGACTACGTCTACAACGCCACCGCCAGCGCCGAGGTCTGCGAGCTCGGCCCCGAGGACGTGTATCTCGCGACCCTGCCTGTCGCCCACAACTTCCCGCTGGCCTGCCCCGGCGTGCTGGGCACCGTGGCCACCGGCGGGTCCATGGCCTTCGTCACCGACCCCAGCCCGGAGAGCGCCTTCGCCGCCATCGAACGCCACCGGGTGACGGTCACCGCCGTGGTGCCGCCGCTGGCCCAATTGTGGTGCGCGGCAGTGGAATGGGAGGACGCCGACCTGTCGTCGCTGCGCCTGCTCCAGGTCGGCGGCGCGAAACTGGCCGAGGTCAACGCCCGCGAGGTGGCGCCCGCGCTGGGCGTCCGGCTGCAGCAGGTGTTCGGCATGGCGGAGGGCCTGCTCAACTACACCCGCGCCGAGGATTCCGACGATCTGGTGTGCACCACCCAGGGCCGCCCCCTCGCCCCCGCCGACGAGGTGCGGGTGGTGGACGAGCAGGGCCGCGACGTCGCCGACGGCGAGGAGGGCGAACTGCTCACCCGCGGCCCCTACACGCTGCGCGGCTACTACCGCGCCCCCGAACACAACGCGCGCGCCTTCACCCCCGACGGCTTCTACCGCAGCGGCGACCTGGTGCGCCGGCTGCCCAGCGGCCACCTGATCGTGTCGGGCCGCATCAAGGACGTGATCAACCGGGGCGGCGAGAACATCTCCTGCGACGAGCTCGAGGAGCACCTGCTCGCCTATCCAGGCGTCCGGCACGCGGCCGCCGTCGGCCTGCCCGACCCGGGCCTGGGCGAGAAGGTGGGCGTGGTCCTGGTGACCGAGGGCGAACTGCCGTCGCTGCCCGACATCAAGGCCTTCCTGACCGACCGCGGCCTGGCCACCTACAAACTCCCGGATATGTTGCGGCAGGCCGATTCCCTGCCCGTCACCGCCGTCGGCAAAATCGACAAAAAAGCCCTTGCCGCGCGCCACTGA
- a CDS encoding salicylate synthase translates to MHELIAAAQGTALPVSHPVDVTPDPTGYQDRVAAGVAEIRDGKYQKVILSRKVDLPFAVNVPATYRLGRAHNTPARSFLLRLGGLEAAGFSPELVAAVDHDRVVTTEPLAGTRAFGRGDDIDLAARADLVRDPKEIVEHAISVQTSFAEIAAVAEPDTTAVSDFMAVRERGSVQHLASTVRGQLAADRSPWDALEMLFPSVTASGIPKAEGVDAVFRLDHDPRGLYSGAVVTVSPDGALEATLVLRAVYQTGAGAWLRAGAGVVGQSRPEREFEETCEKLGSVAPYVVRA, encoded by the coding sequence ATCCACGAGCTGATCGCCGCCGCCCAGGGCACCGCGCTGCCCGTCTCGCACCCCGTCGACGTCACCCCGGACCCCACCGGCTATCAGGACCGCGTCGCCGCCGGCGTCGCCGAGATCCGGGACGGCAAGTACCAGAAGGTGATCCTGTCGCGGAAGGTCGACCTGCCCTTCGCGGTCAACGTGCCCGCCACCTACCGCCTCGGCCGCGCGCACAACACCCCGGCCCGCTCGTTCCTGCTGCGCCTGGGTGGCCTCGAAGCCGCGGGCTTCAGCCCCGAACTGGTTGCGGCCGTGGACCACGACCGGGTGGTCACCACCGAGCCGCTGGCCGGCACCCGGGCCTTCGGCCGCGGCGACGACATCGACCTGGCGGCCCGCGCCGACCTGGTGCGCGACCCGAAGGAGATTGTCGAGCACGCCATTTCGGTGCAGACCTCCTTCGCCGAGATCGCGGCCGTCGCCGAGCCGGACACCACCGCGGTCTCCGACTTCATGGCGGTCCGCGAGCGCGGCAGCGTGCAGCACCTGGCCTCCACGGTGCGCGGACAGCTGGCCGCCGACCGCAGCCCATGGGACGCGCTGGAAATGCTGTTCCCGTCCGTCACCGCCTCCGGCATCCCCAAGGCCGAGGGCGTGGACGCGGTGTTCCGCCTCGACCACGACCCGCGCGGACTGTATTCCGGTGCGGTGGTGACGGTCTCGCCGGACGGCGCGCTGGAGGCGACGCTGGTGCTGCGCGCGGTCTACCAGACCGGTGCGGGCGCGTGGCTGCGCGCGGGCGCGGGTGTGGTCGGGCAGTCGCGGCCGGAGCGGGAATTCGAGGAGACCTGCGAGAAGCTCGGCAGCGTCGCGCCGTACGTGGTGCGCGCCTGA
- a CDS encoding glycerol-3-phosphate 1-O-acyltransferase → MLDHDSRLPEAALSSPQSVVALVDATSRVERELIGHWLAEGGITQEFGTSAPVTQIDLDPAAVTDRLVRRGDDPLVVPVRVLWLPPERDGVRRTTFSDLLTMSNPRKPHRFMQRRLLGKAPDRHLVLTGQPARLSELRANNPASAIVPDAFGRAIVRAGIVALERAERAVIGDRYKVPRLVVEEILDSPEFLRRLDTIAVEAGLPPREVYRRAEKGLRELVAAQSRLVSDLFTQAMRPVHASTWNVDADETGLDRLRSLNRRYPLVFLPSHRSYVDAFVLGDILARNDFPPNHVVGGANLKFWPIGPIARRTGTVFIRRSFGDDEVYKAVVEEYFAYLLSKRFNLEWYFEGGRTRTGKLRPPRYGLLNYLAAALRSKRIDDVMLVPVSITYERLNEIGAIAVEQTGGGKQAEGLTWLARYVRNQQHSAGHVYVRFGTPLSARERLAVYGDPLTAHPNSTDDDAVEAEHLAVQRLAFEVAVGINEVTPITVNALTALVLLGVHERALTRTELRTAIAPVLGYIESRGLPGGELDTLRDDHGLAVVLEQLAVATVVTVYRAGLEPVYAIHAGAHLEAAFYRNSAVHWFVNRAILELAVLTGVEAPEGDQLRAGWDAAYRLRDLLKFEFFFPERAEFTSQLNAEMLRVDPEWHSRTAAGTLGSEILARLADSGFMMAHRVLRSFFDSQLVVAERLAARDPVIDVDRKALIDECLQVGKQMLLQQRLHSPESVSSELFGSAVKLADNHGLLTPAGDPADLAARRSAFAAELRAIGQRISRAATLDPSNRREAL, encoded by the coding sequence ATGCTCGATCATGACAGCCGGCTCCCCGAAGCCGCGCTCAGCTCCCCGCAGTCCGTGGTCGCCCTGGTCGACGCCACCTCCCGGGTGGAGCGCGAACTCATCGGGCACTGGCTCGCCGAAGGCGGCATCACCCAGGAGTTCGGCACCTCCGCCCCCGTCACCCAGATCGACCTCGACCCGGCCGCCGTCACCGACCGGCTCGTCCGGCGCGGCGACGACCCGCTGGTGGTACCGGTCCGCGTGCTGTGGCTGCCGCCCGAACGAGACGGCGTGCGCCGCACCACCTTCAGCGATCTGCTCACCATGTCCAACCCGCGCAAACCGCACCGGTTCATGCAGCGGCGACTGCTCGGCAAGGCCCCCGACCGGCACCTGGTCCTCACCGGGCAACCCGCCCGGCTCAGCGAACTGCGCGCCAACAACCCCGCATCCGCGATCGTGCCCGACGCCTTCGGGCGGGCCATCGTGCGCGCCGGCATCGTCGCCCTCGAACGCGCCGAACGCGCCGTCATCGGCGACCGGTACAAGGTGCCGCGCCTGGTGGTCGAGGAGATCCTCGACTCCCCCGAATTCCTGCGGCGACTCGACACCATCGCCGTGGAGGCCGGGCTCCCGCCCCGCGAGGTGTACCGGCGCGCCGAGAAGGGCCTGCGCGAACTCGTCGCCGCGCAGAGCCGCCTGGTCTCGGACCTGTTCACCCAGGCCATGCGACCCGTGCACGCCTCCACCTGGAACGTCGACGCCGACGAAACCGGGCTGGACCGGCTGCGCTCGCTCAACCGGCGCTACCCGCTGGTCTTCCTGCCCTCACACCGCTCCTACGTCGACGCCTTCGTGCTCGGGGACATCCTGGCGCGCAACGACTTCCCGCCCAACCACGTCGTCGGCGGCGCCAACCTCAAGTTCTGGCCGATCGGGCCCATCGCCCGGCGCACCGGAACCGTGTTCATCCGCCGCAGTTTCGGCGACGACGAGGTCTACAAGGCCGTCGTCGAGGAATACTTCGCCTACCTGCTCTCCAAACGCTTCAACCTGGAGTGGTACTTCGAAGGCGGCCGCACCCGCACCGGCAAACTCCGCCCGCCCCGCTACGGCCTGCTGAATTACCTTGCGGCGGCGCTGCGTTCGAAACGCATCGACGACGTCATGCTGGTGCCGGTCTCCATCACCTACGAACGGCTCAACGAGATCGGGGCCATCGCGGTCGAACAGACCGGCGGCGGCAAACAGGCCGAAGGCCTCACCTGGCTGGCCCGCTACGTCCGCAACCAGCAGCACTCCGCCGGGCACGTGTACGTGCGCTTCGGCACCCCGCTCTCGGCCCGCGAACGGCTCGCCGTCTACGGAGATCCGCTGACGGCACACCCGAATTCGACCGACGACGACGCCGTCGAAGCCGAACACCTGGCGGTGCAGCGACTCGCCTTCGAAGTGGCCGTCGGCATCAACGAGGTCACCCCCATCACCGTCAACGCCCTCACCGCCCTGGTGCTGCTCGGCGTCCACGAACGCGCCCTCACCCGCACCGAACTGCGCACCGCCATCGCCCCCGTACTCGGCTACATCGAGAGCCGCGGCCTGCCCGGCGGCGAACTCGACACCCTGCGCGACGACCACGGACTCGCCGTGGTGCTCGAACAACTCGCCGTCGCCACCGTCGTCACCGTGTACCGCGCCGGACTGGAACCGGTGTACGCCATCCACGCCGGCGCCCACCTCGAGGCCGCCTTCTACCGCAACAGCGCCGTGCACTGGTTCGTCAACCGCGCCATCCTCGAACTCGCCGTGCTCACCGGCGTCGAAGCCCCCGAAGGCGATCAGCTGCGGGCCGGCTGGGACGCCGCCTACCGGCTGCGCGACCTGCTCAAATTCGAATTCTTCTTCCCCGAACGCGCCGAATTCACCAGCCAGCTCAACGCCGAGATGCTGCGCGTCGACCCCGAATGGCACAGCCGCACCGCCGCCGGCACCCTCGGCTCCGAAATCCTGGCCCGGCTCGCCGACTCCGGCTTCATGATGGCGCACCGCGTCCTGCGCTCCTTCTTCGACTCGCAGCTGGTGGTCGCCGAACGACTCGCCGCCCGCGACCCCGTCATCGACGTCGACCGCAAGGCCCTCATCGACGAATGCCTGCAGGTGGGCAAACAGATGCTGCTGCAACAACGCCTGCACAGCCCCGAATCGGTGTCCTCCGAATTGTTCGGCAGCGCCGTCAAACTCGCCGACAACCACGGCCTGCTCACCCCCGCCGGCGATCCCGCCGACCTGGCCGCCCGCCGCAGCGCCTTCGCCGCCGAACTGCGCGCCATCGGACAACGCATCTCCCGCGCCGCCACCCTCGACCCCTCCAACCGCCGGGAAGCACTATGA